ttttatggcataaacataaaatattttattgataaGTATGTATACATGATTCTTTAATGTAATAAGATATGAGACGTAACGTTGTGCATTGGTTACATAATATGCAGAATAAAACAAGACTGAAATGAAAGATTATGATCTGTGGTATTTCATGAGACACATTTGTCATATTTGCCGATGATTCCAACTCTGATTTTGGAGCTATACTTTTAGCCTCTTTCATGAACAGTAATAAAAGGTGGAAAATCCAAGAAATTTATGGTACATAAtagtaacatttttttttctctgcaGTAAATCATCAGTcgggaaaaaaaaacaaaattctaTTTCTTTAACCTGGTTTCAAGAATATTTGTTTAGTGCAGAGCTGCATCTGATGCTATATatacaaaatcaagaaaaaatcgaaaatcaGTTGCATTTCTGGACTAAGTCACAAAGCTGATTAAGAGTGGTTGAGATATTTCCAAGGCAGTCTATAAGCTTATCGCCTTGGCGTCTAGTAAAATCGATTTGAACAGCCTCAGCATTCTTCAAACCTGCCAACTTGTAGTCCACATCATCGGCTAGGTTTCCTTCCAAGATCGCGTTGATCTGCAGCGCGTTCTCCCACAGCATCATGGCCATTGTTTGCTCTTCCGACTCTGTTTGCTCTTTCAACTCTGTACTGATCTCCTCGGGCGAGCTCTCAACGACGTTGTTTGTGTTCTTGACCTCTTCTTGCTTGCTGGAAGATTCTTCGTGCGGTTTCTTTGTGCTCGTGAAGTATCCCCAAGGATTTTGCGTTTCAAGTCTGCGCTTTTGACGCTTCATCCTGCATCTCTGTTTCTTGGAACCTAATTGTGAAACAATGTTTTAGATATAGTAAATGTGCAACTTGAAAATAAGTTTGTTGTGTAATTATACCTAACCCTCAAAAACCTCGAGATAATATAAATGATGTTCATTGCTTAAACTTAAACTAGTTTTGATTAAATGTGAAGCATTATGTGTGATGACACATTGAAGAATAAGCACCAAGCAGAAGAATAGGAACCACTCAAGAATGGAAGACAAACTTTCTAGATTACATCTACCAGCTTCAGTAAGGAACAAAAGACAAGGACAAGAAAACCAATCAATAGAGTTTGTTTTTCTTTGATGACCGAATATATAGATTGGAATGCGACTGAAGGCATACAGCACTAGCCTGGACAAGAATCAGGAGTTGTTCAACATTAAGTGTAACTGATAAAAAACAGAATATCTACATAGAAATAAACGAAACTTGAGCTCATTAAGCCATAAATAACCACCTGAACAATGAGTTTCACCACTGCATATGAGTAATGTCACCACCTCCACCACTCACCCACGCCATGCAAACTCTCCAATTATATTGAGTGAAAGAAGTGAAAGAACGCGCGCATAAGAAAGAAAGCCAGAAGTAACAGATTATAATAATCAATTCATATTTATAACAAAAGAAACATGTTGTTTATGCCTCTTTCTTTCAGTATGAACTAGAAGAACATAGAAGGATTATTTGGAACTCCAAGATGCTTTGATTTTCCTAGAGAATATAGGTTTCTCAAGTTAGTGATATGATCCATACTAGATCTTACCAACTGCCCATTGTACCTCCTCCACATTCTTGACATGAAACTCCAAGGGAGACTACGAGATTTAGTTTGAAATGCAAAATAGAAAGCAATTCTTGAaatcaaactaataaaaatCCAAACTTCCTTTTTTAGTATACCTAGATTTATGTCAATATACCTTTTCAAGAAACCCCAATCATCCAAACCATGATGCATAAACATCTTAAAGTTTGATATTTAGGGCACATTGGTAttcacaaaaccaaaaattcatattttagaaTCATCTTGAAACTGAATTCTCTCCTCGAACACACTCAAGGAGGATTTATACCAAAATCTATCTAAGCAACACAATTCCATTTTAAATTGCTACACAACAACAGAATCAGCTTCCACCATCCCTAAACAACCAACTCAAGATACCCTCTTAATCTAGATGTCATATATTGGCTCACTAATCAGCCTTTAGATTTTGCTGAAGATCAATGAGTTAGGGTTTAACAGTTGAATTCAAATTTCATCGTTTAAAATAATAAAGGCTTGAGCACTCTCACTCTACCAGCAACAAACAAAACATTTAAGCACAGTATAGATTATATCATAGTCATGCAACTTAGCTTCTTACAGGCTACAAATTCCATcttataattttgtattttataaagaGCTCCACAAATTCAGCCATGAAGAATAACTCTTCAACATTTCAAGTTAGAGCAATCGAGATTATTGCAAATCGCACAATCTATTGCATAATTGGAAAGTAACAAACATAATAATTCACAAAAAATCGAAAACAAAACAGTCTAATAAAAGAGTGAAGcaaaaagagggaaaaaaaatatatacctgTTTCAAATAGTAACTTAGTCAATTGCCCCTGCGCTTCCGGATCGGAA
The genomic region above belongs to Salvia miltiorrhiza cultivar Shanhuang (shh) chromosome 5, IMPLAD_Smil_shh, whole genome shotgun sequence and contains:
- the LOC130987199 gene encoding uncharacterized protein LOC130987199; this translates as MGESHRTRSKAAPDWTVEESLILVNEISAIESEWGATLPSFQKWQQIVENCNALDVNRNLNQCKRKWDAMLTAYRRAKQGEPPDRSFPAELYAAVDQCVSTNGKRNDGGGEADEEEDGDATVVEEEEEQVVMETDPDSDPEAQGQLTKLLFETGSKKQRCRMKRQKRRLETQNPWGYFTSTKKPHEESSSKQEEVKNTNNVVESSPEEISTELKEQTESEEQTMAMMLWENALQINAILEGNLADDVDYKLAGLKNAEAVQIDFTRRQGDKLIDCLGNISTTLNQLCDLVQKCN